In Anabrus simplex isolate iqAnaSimp1 chromosome 14, ASM4041472v1, whole genome shotgun sequence, a genomic segment contains:
- the LOC136885255 gene encoding zinc finger protein 37 homolog: protein MVCSKLCRLCAQERDSFVRIYEEEGQKLNLATKIIQCLQIWLYPEDPLPKTVCIDCCAKLNQYFDFFESSSRAQLSLQLLFTKKEPKKEPEPPAGQTNNSHSAPANPPQQVDEEEGEDDEEDEDDDEDNDTAGDEDESTNDADAEPPEFVECVLSDKESSISPQKSGSSASSRRKCRVPIKRAAAQGVKEKAPAKERATPRTRVPARERLSKEHMPLKQRLELKEKAARARAEKKAREKAEKEEKVKQNEKLKMMETKMELVVEDDDEDDDDEEETEEDDKDAVKIEIKEDPVKASSEENGVPAPDAEDKQDKKRLGRKKKEAGKPGEVKPPRPKAVLEGYPWQCTDCTLVLPTLQELRAHHHTVHDQLPNFKCVQCSKVYTRYRSFARHVKLHRNPKKFRCEECGKCFSQKTVLQSHSTVHTDARPHVCPQCGKAFKQFSSLYLHSKCHLPDQVKPKFPCDICHKDFATKHTLETHRKIHTGERNFICDVCGKSFIAKGSLDYHILTHSGEKPHHCAVCGKGFKTARLLGKHATLHTGIKPHQCDVCGKQFRERGALREHNRIHTGAMPYTCEFCGKNFRFKGILTVHRRQHTGERPYSCAECRREFTNWANYNKHMKRRHRNDNDPNAPSGRNSSRSYQPNPAMGVGGAGTMKMATNQATANSVAAAAVVSAAVSAASLGNVYNLSNHSIGDNSNSSSIASQNHMYGANTNVQKMANMYNSHAGGKMAAMFHGGSGHIGSAPSNAKMFHQQDSSQDSIVDRQAPNNPLMSSYHVPSYVPAGLPMSSMGYYIPPIHHMDPSMDMAHNRMNSNQ from the exons ATGGTGTGCAGTAAGCTATGCCGCTTGTGCGCTCAGGAGAGGGATAGCTTTGTCAGGATCTACGAAGAGGAAGGACAAAAATTAAACCTCGCAACAAAGATTATACAATGTCTGCAGATTTGG CTGTATCCTGAGGACCCCCTGCCCAAGACGGTGTGCATAGACTGCTGTGCCAAACTGAACCAGTATTTCGACTTCTTCGAGTCATCGTCCCGAGCTCAGCTCTCCCTGCAGCTGCTCTTCACCAAGAAAGAACCGAAGAAAGAGCCCGAGCCGCCCGCTGGTCAGACCAACAACAGTCACTCTGCCCCCGCCAACCCTCCGCAGCAGGTGGATGAAGAGGAGGGCGAGGACGATGAGGAGGATGAAGACGATGATGAGGATAACGACACGGCAGGCGATGAG GACGAGTCGACGAACGATGCTGATGCTGAGCCTCCGGAGTTTGTGGAGTGTGTGTTATCCGATAAGGAATCTTCTATTTCCCCTCAAA AGTCTGGGTCGTCAGCATCGTCTCGTCGCAAGTGCCGGGTGCCCATCAAACGAGCAGCCGCACAGGGTGTCAAGGAAAAGGCTCCCGCAAAGGAGCGTGCTACGCCGCGGACACGAGTGCCTGCTAGGGAGAGGCTGTCCAAGGAGCACATGCCGCTCAAACAGCGTCTGGAGCTAAAGGAGAAGGCGGCAAGAGCCAGGGCAGAGAAGAAGGCTCGAGAAAAAGCCgagaaggaggagaaggtgaaACAGAACGAGAAGCTGAAGATGATGGAGACGAAGATGGAGCTTGTAGTAGAGGACGATGACGAAGATGACGATGACGAGGAAGAAACGGAGGAGGACGACAAGGACGCTGTGAAGATTGAGATAAAGGAGGACCCCGTCAAGGCGAGCTCAGAGGAGAATGGAGTGCCTGCCCCGGATGCTGAAGACAAGCAGGACAAAAAGCGATTGGGACGGAAAAAAAAGGAAGCGGGAAAGCCAGGTGAAGTGAAACCCCCTCGGCCGAAGGCTGTTCTCGAGGGCTATCCGTGGCAGTGCACAGACTGTACTTTAGTGTTGCCTACCTTACAGGAACTGCGAGCTCACCACCACACAGTGCACGACCAGCTGCCGAACTTTAAGTGTGTTCAGTGTTCCAAAGTGTATACGCGATACCGCAGTTTCGCACGCCACGTCAAGCTCCATCGGAATCCCAAGAAGTTTAG ATGCGAGGAGTGTGGGAAGTGCTTCTCCCAGAAGACGGTCCTCCAGTCGCACAGCACCGTCCACACGGACGCTCGGCCCCACGTCTGCCCGCAGTGCGGTAAAGCCTTCAAGCAGTTCAGCTCCTTGTACCTTCACAGCAAGTGCCATTTGCCAGACCAGGTGAAGCCCAAGTTCCCGTGTGACATCTGCCACAAGGACTTTGCCACGAAGCACACGTTGGAGACGCACCGCAAGATCCACACGGGAGAACGGAACTTCATCTGCGACGTGTGCGGCAAGAGCTTCATCGCCAAGGGCAGCCTCGACTATCACATCCTGACCCACAGCGGAGAGAAGCCTCATCACTGCGCCGTCTGCGGGAAAGG TTTCAAGACGGCTCGGCTGCTGGGGAAGCACGCCACGTTACACACAGGCATCAAGCCTCATCAGTGCGACGTGTGCGGCAAGCAATTCCGAGAGCGCGGAGCTCTCAGGGAGCACAACCGTATCCACACGGGTGCCATGCCCTACACCTGTGAGTTCTGCGGCAAGAACTTCCGCTTCAAAGGCATCCTCACT GTGCATCGCCGCCAACACACAGGGGAACGGCCGTACAGCTGTGCTGAGTGTCGCCGAGAGTTCACCAACTGGGCCAACTACAACAAGCACATGAAGCGCCGCCATCGGAACGACAACGATCCCAACGCCCCATCCGGACGGAACTCCAGTCGAAGCTACCAGCCCAACCCGGCGATGGGCGTCGGGGGAGCAGGGACCATGAAGATGGCGACGAACCAAGCGACCGCGAATTCCGTGGCGGCAGCGGCGGTGGTGTCGGCGGCAGTGTCGGCTGCGTCTCTGGGTAACGTGTACAACCTGAGCAACCACAGCATCGGAGACAACAGCAACAGCAGCTCGATAGCGAGTCAGAACCACATGTACGGCGCCAACACCAACGTTCAGAAGATGGCCAACATGTACAACTCGCACGCCGGGGGGAAAATGGCGGCCATGTTCCACGGCGGAAGTGGGCACATCGGCAGTGCTCCCTCCAATGCTAAAATGTTCCACCAGCAAGACAGTAGCCAGGACTCGATAGTGGACCGGCAGGCCCCCAACAACCCCCTGATGAGCTCGTATCACGTGCCATCCTACGTCCCTGCGGGCTTGCCCATGAGTAGCATGGGCTACTACATCCCTCCCATCCACCACATGGACCCTAGCATGGACATGGCCCACAACAGGATGAACAGCAACCAATAA